A DNA window from Mesorhizobium sp. C432A contains the following coding sequences:
- a CDS encoding 3-keto-5-aminohexanoate cleavage protein: MAPRKVIITCAVTGSVHTPSMSPYLPVTPDQIATDAIAAAEAGASILHLHARDPKDGRPTADPEVFMQFLPRIKQATDAVINITTGGSSLMTLDQRLAAPLRAEPEMCSLNMGSMNFALFPMLDKPREWQHEWEPKLLEATRDTVFKNTFADMEGVLEKLGKGCGTRFEFECYDVGHLYSLAHFRDRGLVSGPLFIQFVLGILGGIGADPDNLIHMKRIADKLFGDSYQFSVLAAGRHQMPLISIAAAMGGNVRVGLEDSLYDGRQLAKSNADQVRRIRAILDGLSLEVATPTEAREMLALKGGDRVAF; the protein is encoded by the coding sequence ATGGCGCCGAGGAAAGTCATCATCACCTGCGCGGTCACTGGCTCGGTGCACACCCCGTCCATGTCGCCCTATCTGCCGGTGACGCCGGACCAGATCGCGACCGACGCCATCGCGGCGGCCGAGGCTGGCGCCTCAATCCTGCATCTCCACGCCCGCGATCCCAAAGACGGCCGGCCGACCGCCGATCCTGAGGTGTTCATGCAGTTCCTGCCGCGCATCAAGCAAGCGACCGATGCGGTGATCAACATCACCACCGGCGGTTCGTCGCTGATGACGCTCGACCAGCGGCTGGCGGCACCACTGCGGGCCGAGCCGGAAATGTGCTCGCTCAACATGGGCTCGATGAATTTCGCGCTGTTCCCGATGCTCGACAAGCCAAGGGAGTGGCAGCACGAGTGGGAACCAAAGCTGCTCGAAGCCACGCGCGACACCGTCTTCAAGAACACCTTTGCCGATATGGAAGGCGTGCTCGAAAAGCTCGGCAAGGGCTGCGGCACGCGCTTTGAGTTCGAATGCTACGATGTCGGCCATCTCTATTCGCTGGCGCATTTTCGCGACCGCGGGCTGGTGTCGGGGCCGCTGTTCATCCAGTTCGTGCTCGGCATTCTCGGCGGCATCGGCGCCGATCCCGACAATCTCATCCATATGAAGCGCATCGCCGACAAGCTGTTCGGCGACAGCTACCAGTTCTCGGTGCTCGCCGCCGGCCGCCATCAGATGCCGCTGATCTCGATCGCGGCGGCGATGGGCGGCAATGTCCGCGTCGGGCTGGAGGACAGTCTCTACGATGGACGGCAATTGGCGAAATCCAATGCCGATCAGGTGCGCAGGATACGCGCCATTCTCGACGGCCTGTCGCTGGAAGTCGCAACGCCGACCGAGGCGCGCGAGATGCTGGCGCTGAAGGGTGGCGATAGGGTGGCGTTTTGA
- a CDS encoding GNAT family N-acetyltransferase codes for MSTVTLRPGTIDDVDTIHAALLKLGTHIGAHQEITSTADDLRRYGFGDKPAFSTVIAEIGGDFAGLCLHFPIFSTWMGRPGVYIQDLYVEDRFRGRKIGERLLRRVARDCRRDGGAYLRLSVDTDNDGAKAFYERLGIAWSSYEQTQKIVGDAFFAFADAAQDGDAE; via the coding sequence GTGAGTACAGTCACCCTCCGCCCCGGCACCATCGACGACGTCGACACCATCCATGCCGCGCTGCTCAAGCTCGGCACCCATATCGGCGCGCATCAGGAGATCACGTCCACTGCCGACGATCTCCGCCGCTACGGCTTTGGCGACAAACCCGCCTTCTCCACCGTGATCGCCGAGATCGGCGGCGATTTTGCGGGGCTCTGCCTGCATTTCCCGATCTTCTCGACATGGATGGGGCGGCCCGGCGTCTATATCCAGGACCTCTATGTCGAGGACCGGTTTCGCGGCCGCAAGATCGGCGAAAGACTGCTGCGCCGGGTCGCGCGCGACTGCCGCCGGGATGGCGGCGCCTATCTCAGGCTGTCCGTCGACACCGACAATGACGGCGCCAAGGCTTTTTATGAGCGGCTGGGCATCGCCTGGTCGAGCTACGAGCAGACGCAGAAGATTGTTGGCGATGCCTTTTTCGCCTTTGCCGATGCAGCGCAGGATGGGGACGCGGAATGA
- a CDS encoding ParB N-terminal domain-containing protein: MLRVQKVKVDDIYVPTARKKTLHPETVRHLAEDILENGMKTPIQVRNDGKRHILVEGLHRLEAAKWLGETEIDAYLVQAKRH, translated from the coding sequence ATGCTGAGAGTGCAAAAGGTCAAGGTCGATGACATCTACGTGCCGACGGCGCGCAAGAAGACGCTGCATCCCGAAACGGTCCGGCACCTGGCCGAAGACATACTGGAAAACGGCATGAAGACGCCGATCCAGGTTCGCAATGACGGCAAGCGCCACATCCTGGTCGAGGGCCTGCACCGGCTGGAAGCCGCCAAATGGCTCGGCGAGACCGAGATCGACGCCTATCTGGTGCAGGCCAAGCGCCACTGA
- a CDS encoding alpha/beta hydrolase, with protein MSRPIYFAILASVAALFAAPGPANAVETKPAMTTGATAMPKPEKSGLLPIDGLNYYYAVYGKGEPLLLLHGGLGTSDMFAPLLPKLAENRTIIAVDLQGHGRTALGERPFSLEGMGDDMAGIVKALGYDKVDVLGYSLGGGVAFRMAVQHPETVRRLVLVSTGFAANGFYDEMRGQQAQVSAAAADFMKDTPMYKSYVAVAPRPDDFPKLLDALGNFMRKDYDYSADVAKLKMPVMLAYGDSDMYKPEHEIRFYQMLGGGLKDAGWMRENLSQNRLAIIPNRTHYDVFFAPELTAAALPFLNGETKVKTWDEVLSETK; from the coding sequence ATGTCCAGACCAATCTATTTCGCCATTCTTGCCTCGGTCGCTGCCTTGTTTGCAGCGCCCGGCCCAGCCAATGCAGTGGAGACCAAGCCCGCCATGACCACCGGAGCAACAGCCATGCCGAAGCCGGAAAAGTCCGGCCTGCTGCCGATCGACGGCCTGAATTACTACTATGCCGTCTACGGCAAGGGCGAACCGCTGCTTCTGCTGCATGGCGGCCTTGGCACGTCGGACATGTTCGCGCCGCTGCTGCCGAAGCTGGCGGAAAACCGCACCATCATTGCCGTCGACCTGCAGGGCCATGGCCGCACCGCGCTCGGCGAGCGACCCTTCAGCCTGGAGGGGATGGGCGACGACATGGCTGGTATCGTCAAGGCGCTCGGCTATGACAAGGTCGACGTGCTTGGCTATTCGCTGGGCGGCGGCGTCGCCTTCCGCATGGCCGTTCAGCATCCCGAGACGGTGAGACGTCTGGTCCTGGTCTCGACCGGCTTCGCCGCCAATGGCTTCTATGACGAGATGCGCGGCCAGCAGGCGCAGGTCAGCGCGGCCGCCGCCGATTTCATGAAGGACACGCCGATGTACAAATCCTACGTCGCCGTCGCCCCACGTCCCGACGATTTCCCCAAACTGCTCGATGCGCTGGGCAATTTCATGCGCAAGGATTACGACTATTCCGCCGATGTGGCGAAGCTGAAGATGCCGGTCATGCTGGCCTATGGCGACAGCGACATGTACAAGCCCGAGCACGAGATCAGGTTCTACCAGATGCTCGGCGGCGGGCTGAAGGATGCCGGCTGGATGCGTGAGAACCTGTCGCAGAACCGGCTGGCCATCATTCCCAACCGCACCCATTACGACGTATTCTTCGCACCGGAACTGACGGCCGCGGCACTGCCCTTCCTCAATGGCGAAACCAAGGTGAAGACCTGGGACGAAGTCCTCAGCGAAACGAAATAG
- a CDS encoding histone deacetylase family protein, producing the protein MKAFFAEEQKRHDPKAFLSSGTPQPNPEQPERVERLLAGAKSAGLMIERPREHGLGPVAAVHTPEYLAFLEHIFARWQRIESASAEVIPNIHPLARTGSYPASAVGQAGYHMADTACPISAETWQSALWSAWSAVEAAETVMAGAPAAYALCRPPGHHAFADVAGGFCFINNSAVAAQVLRKQAARVVILDVDLHHGNGTQGIFYTRSDVLTVSLHADPVRFYPFFWGHADERGEGPGLGYNFNLPLPRKSADAAFLEALEVAFQRIRAFSPDALVVALGLDAFEGDPFGGLSVTTPGFSRIGEAIAKLGLPTVIVQEGGYLCDALGDNLTAFLTGFGGKQR; encoded by the coding sequence ATGAAAGCCTTCTTTGCCGAGGAGCAGAAACGCCACGACCCGAAGGCCTTTCTGTCCAGCGGTACGCCGCAGCCCAATCCCGAACAGCCGGAGCGGGTAGAGCGATTGTTAGCCGGCGCAAAATCCGCCGGATTGATGATCGAGCGGCCCAGGGAACATGGCCTAGGCCCGGTGGCGGCCGTGCATACGCCGGAGTATCTCGCCTTCCTCGAACACATTTTTGCGCGCTGGCAGCGCATCGAGAGCGCATCCGCGGAAGTCATCCCCAACATCCATCCACTGGCCCGCACAGGGTCCTATCCGGCCTCGGCGGTCGGCCAGGCCGGCTACCACATGGCCGACACCGCTTGCCCGATTTCGGCCGAGACCTGGCAGAGCGCGCTGTGGAGCGCCTGGAGCGCGGTCGAGGCGGCTGAAACCGTCATGGCTGGCGCGCCCGCCGCCTATGCGCTCTGCCGGCCACCCGGGCACCATGCCTTTGCCGATGTCGCCGGCGGCTTCTGCTTCATCAACAATTCAGCGGTCGCGGCCCAGGTGTTGCGCAAGCAGGCAGCGCGGGTGGTGATCCTCGATGTCGACCTGCATCACGGCAATGGCACGCAAGGCATCTTTTATACGCGTTCCGACGTCCTGACGGTGTCGCTGCACGCCGATCCGGTGCGCTTCTATCCGTTCTTCTGGGGCCATGCCGATGAGCGCGGCGAAGGTCCGGGCCTCGGCTATAATTTCAACCTGCCATTGCCGCGCAAATCAGCCGACGCGGCGTTTCTGGAGGCCCTCGAAGTGGCGTTCCAGCGTATCCGCGCCTTTTCGCCGGACGCGCTGGTCGTGGCGCTCGGTCTCGATGCGTTCGAGGGCGATCCGTTCGGCGGGCTTTCGGTGACCACGCCCGGTTTCTCGCGGATCGGCGAGGCAATTGCCAAGCTCGGCCTGCCGACGGTTATCGTCCAGGAAGGCGGCTATCTTTGCGACGCGCTCGGCGACAATCTCACGGCGTTCCTCACCGGTTTCGGCGGCAAACAGCGATAG
- a CDS encoding N,N-dimethylformamidase beta subunit family domain-containing protein: MTHLPTEFPDFGLTPEQRREAVRGHYYEWPGMDGERGEIWCYSDRFSYRAGETVTLHVSSTAPRFSIVIVRDGGSETKVFEQTGLSARWQDTPDQCSVEGCGWEASFQFSIGKDWPSGAYRLTLTADGGDGKPIHCHHLIIVAPLPGKKPGRVLQVAGTGTWLSYNTWGGSNAYQGITGPGRDQYARMVSTQRPWCRGFVVLPKDAPRVPLEVAVPPKAVPRYPHMEWAYATGHSKKYTSSGWASYDCHFFRFAERAGYGVDLASQHDLHFSPEILDGYDCVVFVGHDEYWTWEMRDAVDSYVERGGHAARFAGNFMWQTRLEDEGRRQVCYKYRARAEDPAYGGDVTRATNSWEAPEIGRPGAMTFGLNATRGVYAGWGGCAPRGMRGFPVYRPEHWAFAGTGMYYGDLLGADSHVYGYEVDGLDFEIRGGLPYPTPDSGAPDGLQVLAVGMASQVEESADIPIEDQFLTDEDGRFTAETLFGEATDANLEKVKRGNGMIVNFPRGKGEVFHAGSCEWVAGLLRQDPMVERVTRNVIDRYLGKS; encoded by the coding sequence ATGACCCATCTGCCAACCGAATTTCCCGATTTCGGACTGACGCCCGAGCAGCGCCGCGAGGCGGTGCGCGGCCATTACTATGAATGGCCGGGAATGGACGGCGAGCGGGGCGAGATCTGGTGCTATTCTGATCGATTTTCCTACCGCGCCGGCGAGACCGTGACGCTGCATGTCAGCTCGACGGCGCCGCGCTTCAGCATTGTCATTGTCCGCGACGGCGGCAGCGAGACAAAGGTCTTCGAGCAAACGGGGCTATCGGCGCGCTGGCAGGATACGCCCGACCAGTGCTCGGTCGAAGGCTGCGGCTGGGAGGCGTCGTTTCAATTCAGCATCGGCAAGGATTGGCCGTCCGGCGCCTACCGGCTGACGCTGACGGCGGACGGCGGCGACGGCAAGCCGATCCACTGCCACCACCTCATCATCGTCGCGCCCCTGCCCGGCAAAAAGCCCGGTCGCGTGCTGCAGGTGGCGGGGACCGGCACCTGGCTGTCCTACAACACATGGGGCGGCTCCAACGCCTATCAAGGCATCACCGGCCCGGGCCGCGACCAATATGCGCGCATGGTGTCGACCCAGCGGCCCTGGTGCCGCGGCTTTGTCGTGCTGCCCAAGGATGCGCCGCGCGTGCCGCTGGAGGTCGCGGTGCCGCCGAAAGCCGTGCCGCGCTATCCGCACATGGAATGGGCGTACGCCACCGGACATTCGAAGAAATACACCTCCTCCGGCTGGGCGAGCTATGACTGCCACTTCTTCCGCTTTGCCGAGCGGGCCGGCTATGGCGTCGATCTCGCCAGCCAGCACGATTTGCACTTCTCGCCCGAGATTCTCGACGGCTACGACTGTGTGGTCTTCGTCGGCCATGACGAGTACTGGACCTGGGAAATGCGAGACGCCGTCGACAGCTACGTCGAGCGCGGCGGTCATGCGGCGCGCTTTGCCGGCAATTTCATGTGGCAGACCAGGCTCGAGGACGAAGGCCGGCGGCAGGTCTGCTACAAATACCGGGCGCGCGCCGAAGACCCGGCCTATGGCGGCGACGTCACCCGCGCCACCAACTCCTGGGAAGCGCCTGAGATCGGTCGTCCCGGCGCAATGACGTTCGGCCTCAACGCGACGCGCGGCGTCTATGCCGGCTGGGGCGGATGCGCACCGCGCGGCATGCGCGGCTTTCCGGTCTATCGGCCCGAGCACTGGGCCTTTGCCGGCACCGGCATGTACTATGGCGACCTGCTTGGCGCCGACAGTCATGTCTATGGCTATGAGGTCGACGGGCTCGATTTCGAGATCCGCGGCGGCCTGCCCTATCCGACACCGGACAGCGGTGCGCCTGACGGGCTGCAGGTGCTGGCCGTCGGCATGGCGAGCCAGGTCGAGGAAAGCGCCGACATCCCGATCGAGGACCAGTTTCTCACCGACGAGGATGGCCGCTTTACGGCCGAAACGCTATTTGGCGAGGCGACCGACGCCAATCTGGAAAAAGTCAAACGCGGCAACGGCATGATCGTCAATTTCCCGCGCGGCAAGGGCGAGGTTTTCCACGCCGGAAGCTGCGAATGGGTGGCCGGCCTGCTCAGGCAGGATCCGATGGTCGAGCGCGTGACCAGGAATGTAATCGATCGCTACCTCGGAAAGTCCTGA
- a CDS encoding aldo/keto reductase, giving the protein MHKRRLGRTDLLVTQICLGSMTWGQQNTEADGHAQMDLAFARGVNFIDTAELYPIPPKEETQGRTEKFIGSWMKAKGNRDKVILASKVVGRTANRWFRGDRPSKLVRADIFDAIDKSLAKLGTDYLDLYQIHWPERDIPWGANPTRVGAVPRRADAVGAPPGETPIAETLAVFEELVKAGKIRHLGLSNESSWGVMRFIAEADKGVGPRIVSLQNAYNLVNRTFEVNLAEVCGREDVGFLAYSPLAQGYLTGKYDHGARPQGSRSQLFNRGQRYETPNAAEAQLEYNELARSFGLEPALFANAYVASRPFVTSSIIGATTIAQLEMALSSVDVTWTDEMQKAVDAIHQRVGNPCP; this is encoded by the coding sequence ATGCACAAACGCCGTCTCGGTCGGACCGATCTTCTTGTTACCCAGATCTGCCTGGGGTCGATGACCTGGGGCCAGCAGAACACCGAGGCCGATGGCCATGCGCAGATGGATCTGGCCTTTGCGCGCGGGGTCAATTTCATCGACACGGCCGAGCTCTACCCGATACCGCCCAAGGAGGAGACGCAGGGGCGGACGGAGAAGTTCATCGGCAGCTGGATGAAGGCCAAGGGCAATCGCGACAAGGTCATCCTGGCCTCGAAAGTGGTCGGCCGCACCGCCAACCGCTGGTTTCGTGGCGACCGGCCGTCAAAACTGGTGCGCGCCGACATCTTTGACGCCATCGACAAATCGCTTGCCAAGCTCGGCACCGACTATCTCGACCTCTACCAGATCCACTGGCCGGAGCGCGACATCCCCTGGGGCGCCAACCCGACCCGCGTGGGTGCTGTGCCGCGCCGTGCCGATGCCGTTGGCGCGCCGCCCGGCGAGACGCCGATCGCCGAGACACTCGCAGTCTTCGAGGAACTGGTGAAGGCGGGAAAGATCCGCCATCTCGGCCTGTCGAACGAAAGCTCCTGGGGCGTCATGCGCTTCATCGCCGAGGCCGACAAGGGCGTCGGCCCGCGCATCGTTTCGCTGCAGAACGCCTACAATCTGGTCAACCGTACCTTTGAGGTGAACCTGGCCGAAGTCTGCGGGCGCGAGGATGTCGGCTTCCTCGCCTATTCGCCGCTGGCGCAGGGCTATCTCACCGGCAAATACGACCATGGCGCACGGCCGCAGGGTTCGCGCTCGCAGTTGTTCAACCGCGGCCAGCGCTACGAGACGCCAAATGCGGCGGAGGCGCAGCTCGAATACAACGAACTGGCGCGCTCCTTCGGCCTCGAACCGGCGCTGTTCGCCAACGCCTATGTCGCCAGCCGACCCTTTGTTACCTCCAGCATCATCGGCGCGACGACGATTGCCCAGCTCGAGATGGCGCTGTCTTCAGTCGACGTGACCTGGACCGACGAGATGCAGAAGGCCGTCGACGCGATCCACCAGCGCGTGGGCAATCCTTGTCCGTAA
- a CDS encoding cysteine desulfurase-like protein: MDFPIETVRGKFPALDLTDKGRRRIYLDNPAGTQVPQAVADAVARCLLTTNANLGGYFETTLAAQKVFDDAHEAMADFLGAASAEEIIIGANMTTLTYHMSRTLGRGFKPGDEIIVTRMDHEGNVSPWLQLAEDLGLLVRFLPFDENSWQVEEAALSALLTDRTKLVALNYASNLTGSINRVKALTAIAKQAGAVVYVDAVQFAPHGLVDVQDLGCDFLICSAYKFFGPHMGILWGRRDIIDALQPYKCRCSSNGLPERFELGTPQIELMAGLTAAVDYFAELGAAAGEGGSRRQKIAKAYEVSIAYENPLALRLIDGLSAIEGLTIRGITDQKRVIERVPTVSFTVDGIVPETIVRQMNAENIFLWSGHNYAWEIVHHLGIPAEQGVVRIGIAHYNTAAEIDETLESVHRVIAMLRQQR; encoded by the coding sequence ATGGATTTTCCGATCGAGACCGTCAGGGGAAAATTTCCGGCGCTGGACCTGACCGACAAAGGCCGCCGGCGCATCTATCTCGACAATCCGGCCGGCACGCAGGTGCCACAGGCGGTTGCCGATGCGGTGGCGCGCTGCCTCCTCACCACCAACGCCAATCTCGGCGGCTATTTCGAAACCACGCTTGCCGCGCAAAAGGTGTTCGACGACGCCCATGAGGCGATGGCCGATTTCCTGGGTGCAGCGAGCGCGGAGGAAATAATCATCGGCGCCAACATGACGACGCTGACCTATCACATGTCGCGCACGCTCGGCCGCGGCTTCAAGCCGGGCGACGAGATCATCGTCACCCGCATGGATCATGAGGGCAATGTCTCGCCCTGGCTGCAACTGGCCGAAGATCTTGGCCTCTTGGTGCGCTTCCTGCCTTTCGACGAGAACAGCTGGCAGGTCGAGGAGGCGGCGCTCAGCGCTCTGCTTACCGACAGGACAAAACTCGTTGCGCTGAACTATGCCTCGAACCTCACCGGCTCGATCAATCGGGTGAAAGCGCTGACGGCCATCGCCAAACAGGCCGGCGCGGTGGTCTATGTCGACGCCGTGCAGTTCGCGCCGCATGGGCTGGTCGACGTGCAGGATCTCGGCTGCGACTTCCTGATCTGCTCGGCCTACAAATTCTTCGGCCCGCATATGGGCATATTGTGGGGACGCCGCGACATCATCGATGCGCTGCAACCCTACAAATGCCGTTGCTCTTCCAATGGCCTGCCGGAGCGCTTCGAACTCGGCACGCCGCAGATCGAACTGATGGCCGGGCTTACCGCAGCGGTCGATTACTTCGCCGAACTCGGTGCTGCGGCCGGCGAGGGCGGTTCGCGAAGGCAAAAGATCGCAAAGGCATACGAAGTGTCGATCGCCTACGAAAACCCGCTGGCGCTGAGGCTGATCGATGGGCTGTCCGCCATTGAGGGCCTGACCATCCGCGGCATCACCGATCAGAAGCGTGTCATTGAGCGCGTGCCGACCGTGTCCTTCACCGTCGACGGCATCGTGCCAGAGACGATCGTGCGGCAGATGAATGCCGAGAACATTTTTCTATGGTCGGGTCACAACTACGCCTGGGAGATCGTCCACCATCTCGGCATTCCGGCCGAGCAGGGCGTCGTGCGCATCGGTATTGCGCACTACAACACGGCGGCAGAGATCGACGAGACGTTGGAAAGCGTGCACCGGGTGATCGCCATGCTGAGGCAGCAGCGCTAG
- a CDS encoding aspartate aminotransferase family protein, which yields MQKPSSTGSETRAPSHLFYLSSLRRPLIDRAEGIYMWTQDGRRFIDGSSGPMVANIGHSNRNVLDAMKRQMDRATFAYRLHFENEPAEELARELAGKLPEGMDRIFFVSGGSEATESCIKLARQWAVATGQPKRWKVITRFPSYHGGTLGSLSITGDDALAETFTPMMRVMPTVPAPTAWRDRDNLSMEQRGVRYADMLEEKIQAEGPDSVLAFIMEPIGGAATSALVAPDSYYPRIREICDRYGILLIHDEVMSGAGRTGKFLGGDHWNCKPDIVALSKGLGSGYAPLGALAAPMRLVEPLLASGGFQHGHTYAGNPLACAAGLAVLGEMDRLDLIANAAAMGDVLMDGLKGLAKRFPFIADVRGKGLLTGAEMVADPETLRPIEQGKKATQRLLDLAYERGLIIYGRRVKGGVDGDNFMVAPPMIVTAEEVGEIISIIGDSLEVLAAELDLPVEG from the coding sequence ATGCAGAAGCCCTCATCAACTGGTTCAGAAACGCGCGCGCCATCGCACCTGTTCTACCTCTCCAGCCTGCGCCGGCCGCTGATCGACCGCGCCGAAGGCATCTATATGTGGACGCAGGACGGCCGCCGCTTCATCGACGGATCGAGCGGGCCGATGGTCGCCAATATCGGTCACTCCAACCGCAACGTGCTCGATGCCATGAAGCGGCAGATGGACCGCGCCACCTTCGCCTACCGGCTGCATTTCGAGAACGAACCGGCGGAAGAACTGGCGCGGGAGCTCGCCGGCAAACTGCCGGAGGGCATGGACCGAATCTTCTTCGTCTCCGGCGGTTCGGAGGCGACGGAATCCTGCATCAAGCTGGCGCGGCAATGGGCGGTCGCGACCGGCCAGCCGAAGCGCTGGAAGGTTATCACGCGTTTTCCCTCCTATCATGGCGGCACGCTGGGTTCGCTTTCGATAACCGGCGACGATGCGCTGGCCGAAACGTTCACACCGATGATGCGGGTGATGCCGACCGTGCCGGCGCCGACGGCATGGCGCGACCGCGACAATCTTTCGATGGAGCAGCGCGGCGTCCGCTATGCCGACATGCTGGAGGAGAAGATCCAGGCCGAGGGCCCGGACAGCGTGCTCGCCTTCATCATGGAGCCGATCGGCGGTGCGGCGACTTCGGCCCTCGTCGCACCGGACAGCTATTATCCGCGTATACGCGAGATCTGCGACCGCTACGGCATCCTGCTCATCCATGATGAAGTGATGAGCGGCGCCGGCCGCACCGGAAAATTCCTTGGCGGCGACCATTGGAACTGCAAGCCCGACATCGTCGCGCTGTCGAAGGGGCTTGGCTCCGGCTATGCGCCGCTCGGCGCGCTGGCCGCCCCGATGCGGCTGGTCGAGCCGCTGCTGGCGTCGGGCGGCTTCCAGCATGGCCACACCTATGCTGGCAATCCGCTCGCCTGCGCGGCCGGGCTCGCCGTGCTCGGCGAGATGGACCGCCTCGACCTGATCGCCAATGCCGCCGCGATGGGCGACGTGCTGATGGACGGGCTGAAAGGGCTGGCGAAGCGTTTTCCGTTCATCGCCGATGTCCGAGGCAAAGGCCTGCTCACCGGCGCCGAGATGGTTGCCGATCCCGAAACTCTACGGCCGATCGAACAGGGCAAGAAAGCCACGCAGCGCCTGCTCGACCTCGCCTACGAGCGCGGGCTGATCATCTACGGCCGCAGGGTCAAGGGCGGTGTCGACGGCGACAATTTCATGGTGGCGCCGCCGATGATCGTCACGGCTGAAGAGGTCGGCGAGATCATTTCCATCATCGGCGATTCGCTGGAAGTTCTGGCCGCCGAACTCGACCTGCCGGTCGAAGGCTGA
- a CDS encoding GFA family protein has translation MTKYQGGCHCGAVRYGTEAAPLNQRVCHCRRCQKVIGAAFNARLLFRIDDVTVEGEVAMVNTSPDLKRGFCAACGTTLFSRRDSAGIVGITTGSLDDPSLFKPEMHMWTASKQPWLQLDDGLPHHEGAPPPN, from the coding sequence ATGACGAAATACCAGGGCGGATGCCATTGCGGGGCAGTGCGCTACGGCACCGAGGCGGCGCCGCTCAACCAGCGCGTCTGCCACTGCCGGCGCTGCCAGAAGGTCATAGGCGCGGCGTTCAACGCCCGCCTTTTGTTTCGCATCGACGATGTCACCGTCGAGGGAGAGGTGGCGATGGTCAACACCTCTCCGGACCTCAAGCGCGGCTTTTGCGCCGCTTGCGGCACCACGCTGTTTTCCCGACGCGACTCCGCCGGCATCGTCGGCATCACCACCGGCTCGCTCGACGATCCCTCGCTGTTCAAGCCGGAAATGCATATGTGGACCGCCTCGAAGCAGCCCTGGCTGCAGCTCGATGACGGCCTGCCGCACCATGAAGGCGCGCCGCCTCCGAACTGA
- a CDS encoding GH25 family lysozyme, giving the protein MRISGVVSFMLASLWLAGCSSTAGVDGLQPSNETTSSVVRPSAPVTAAPAETADLAPMRSDMVADNAVADNAPPFSMVEEEEAIVAGTPQGSTRPQLEPAALMSAPKRLTRAAPAMLASPVTRYGFRDAKPINFGKASPRYLAVHGVDVSRWQGNVNWGKLRAQGANFAYIKATDGGDHLDPMFMKNWRNADAAGLKRGAYHFFYWCRTAGEQADWFIRNVPRVEGALPPVIDVEWNGESSCKRRPSRATVLEKMKVFMDKLERHYGQRPIIYTAPDFYRDNLKGAFLDYPFWLRAVARHPSKVYPGRKWLFWQYSGSGLSHGVTGRIDLNVFHGDERAWRAWAGGQTTVADAD; this is encoded by the coding sequence ATGCGGATTTCAGGCGTCGTCAGTTTCATGTTGGCATCGCTGTGGCTTGCCGGCTGTTCGTCCACAGCGGGCGTCGATGGCTTGCAGCCGTCGAACGAGACGACCAGTTCGGTCGTGCGTCCGAGCGCGCCGGTCACAGCGGCTCCGGCGGAGACCGCCGACCTCGCGCCGATGCGGTCCGACATGGTGGCCGACAACGCTGTGGCCGACAATGCGCCGCCCTTTTCCATGGTCGAGGAAGAAGAGGCCATCGTCGCGGGCACGCCGCAGGGGAGCACCAGACCACAGCTCGAGCCCGCCGCTCTGATGTCTGCGCCGAAGCGGTTGACGCGCGCTGCGCCGGCCATGCTGGCCTCGCCGGTCACCCGCTACGGTTTTCGCGACGCCAAGCCGATCAATTTCGGCAAGGCTTCGCCACGCTACCTTGCCGTCCACGGCGTCGACGTCTCGCGCTGGCAGGGCAATGTCAACTGGGGCAAGCTGCGCGCCCAGGGCGCCAACTTCGCCTACATCAAGGCGACCGATGGCGGCGACCATCTCGACCCGATGTTCATGAAGAACTGGCGCAATGCCGACGCCGCCGGGCTGAAGCGCGGCGCCTATCATTTCTTCTACTGGTGCCGCACCGCGGGCGAGCAGGCCGACTGGTTCATCCGCAATGTGCCGAGGGTCGAAGGCGCGCTGCCACCGGTAATCGATGTCGAGTGGAACGGCGAATCTTCCTGCAAGCGGCGGCCGTCGCGGGCCACCGTGCTGGAAAAGATGAAGGTGTTCATGGACAAGCTGGAGCGCCATTACGGCCAGCGGCCCATCATCTACACCGCACCGGATTTCTATCGCGACAATCTCAAGGGTGCGTTTCTCGATTATCCGTTCTGGCTGCGCGCCGTGGCGCGGCATCCCTCAAAAGTCTATCCCGGCCGCAAATGGCTGTTCTGGCAGTACTCCGGCTCCGGCCTGTCGCACGGCGTGACCGGCCGCATCGACCTCAACGTCTTCCATGGCGACGAGCGCGCCTGGCGGGCATGGGCAGGCGGGCAGACGACCGTCGCCGACGCCGACTGA